From bacterium:
CCGCGGCATTCACCGCTACGCCGCCGATGGGTTCATCATCGTCATCCTGCTCCATTTCTTCCGGAACTGGTTCACGGAGCGATTCCGGTTCTCCCGCGATGAACCGTGGATCAGCGGCATGATGCTGCTCGTCTTCGCCGGCTTCATCGGCGTGACCGGGTACGTGTTGGTCTGGGACCAGCGCAGCGAGTTGATCGTGGCGATGACGGGGAACGCGTTGGGGTCGGTGCCGTGGGTGGGCGGATGGCTGCGCTCCGTCCTGTTCGGGGGGGAGGGGGTGACCAACCTGCTCCTGCCGCGGATGCTGTTCCTCCACGTTGGCCCGGCGACCGCGCTGTACGTCCTGCTGTGGTGGCACTACGTGCGCATCCGCCACCCCAAGGTCTGGCCGCCGGCGGTATGGACGCTGTTCTCGGTGGGGCTGATCCTGCTTCTTACCGGGTTGGTCCCCGCGGTCAGCCAGCCTTCGGCCTCGGCGGGGTCCACGCCTTCCCGCCTCGCGCTCGACTGGTTCTTCCTCCTCCCGTACGCGAGCCTTCAATACCTCCCGTCGCTCGGGCTGATCCTGCTCGCCGTCGTCATCGTCGCCTACGGGCTGTACATCCCGTACCAGCTGCCCGAGACCGAGCGGGAGCTGGGGATGCGGGACTCCGGGGTGGCGCAGGTCATCGACGCCAACTGCACGGGGTGCGAGCTCTGCTACTACGACTGCCCGTACGACGCGATCGTCATGGTCCCCACCCCGCATCCCGGCGTGACGAAGGCGGCCCAGGCCCGGAAGCTCCTGGCCATCGTCCTGGAGTCGCGGTGCGTGGAGTGCGGGATCTGCATCGGTGCGTGTCCCTTTGAAGCGCTGGAACTGCCCCACTACCTGGAATCGGACGTCCACGAAAAGGTGCTGGCCGCATGCCGGAGCTAGGGTCGACCCAGAAGCCCGCCCCCGGGGCGGGGACCCCGCCGGGGACGTCCTCCCACCGTCCCAAGATCGTCGGCTTCCTCTGCGACTGGGCGGTGAGCGCGGAGGGGTTAATCCGCGAGGACGGGACGATGCGCGATCTTCCCAACGTCACGTTGATCAGGGTGATGTGCTCGGGGTTCATCCGGCCGGCGTGGCTGGAGTTCGCGCTGCGGAACGGCGCGGAGGGAGCGTTCGTCTGCGGGTGTCCGCTCGGGGACTGCTTCAACCGGTTCGGGAACAACTTGATCGGCGACCGGGTTCTCCAGATGCGCCGGCGGCTCGAACGGCAAAAGATCCACCCGGACCGGGTGGCGACGATGTATTTCGGACTGCACGCCCAGGCCGAGTTCGTCACCGCCGTTCGGGAGTTCAGCGACCGCGTGGCCGGCCTGCCCGGCCCCGTCACGCCCCCCGCGCGCCCGGCGGCGCGCGCCGGCGCCCCCGGACAACCCCCCGCCGCGCGCCGCTCCGACGCGGGTGGGGAGGAGGGCGCGTGATGGCGGAGCGCACGCCGTCCGGTCAGGCCAGGAGGCGATCGGCCGCGGTCCAATGGAAGTACCTCATCTTTTGGCTACTCCTCTTCGGCACGCTGTTCTTCATCTCGCTCTACGGCATCGTGGCGGAGGCGTAACATCGCCGCCCCGCCCCGGTGGGGCGGGGCGGCGACCGTCTTTCTCTCCCCGGCGCGGCGTCGCCACTCCAGGAGAACCCCCGGGCTGACGAGAAACACACCGCTCATGGATCTCACCTCGATCTATGCTCCCGTGCGCGATGACCTGGACTCGCTGGGGCGGCTCCTCAGAGACGAGCTGTCGGCCGATGATCCCTTTGTCGGCGAGCTGGTGGCCCACGTCCTCAAGACCCGCGGCAAGTTCCTCCGGCCCGCTCTGGTGTGCCTCAGCGCGCTCTCCTGCCGCGCCATTCCTCCGAATATCGGGGTGGGGGGAACGGACGGAGTCCCCGCCCGTGCGGACGACGCCGGTGCCCGGCTGGAGGTTGCCGCCGCCACCGAACTGATCCACGTCGCCTCCCTGATTCACGACGATGTGATCGACGCCGCCGACCTCCGGCGGGGGCAGGCTTCCGTGAACGCGATTTGGGGCAACCAGGTCGCCGTGCTCTTGGGGGACTATCTGTTCAGCAAGGCGTTCCACTTGCTGTCGCGGCTGCAGGACGCCTCCCTCGCCGCCGCGATGGCGGCGGCCACGGTGAAGATGAGCCAGTCGGAGATCAAGCAGATCAAGTACGGGAATACGCCTCACACCGATGAGGCGATCTACTTCGACATCATCGCCGGGAAGACGGCGCACCTCTTCAGCGCCGCCTGCCGGTGCGGTGCGCTGACCGCCGGGGCCACCGAAGCGGAGACGACGGCGCTGACGACGTTTGGCTTGGAGTGGGGGATGGCGTTCCAGATCACCGACGACGCGTTGGACTTGACCGCCACCGCGGAGCAGGTCGGGAAACCGATCGGCAGCGACATCCAGACGGGCAAGGTGACGCTGCCGATCATCCACGCGCTCACCGTCGCCCCCCAGAACGACCGGCGCCGCCTTGAGGAGATTCTGGGGAGCGGCGACGGCGATCGGGCACCCGAGGCGATGGGGGAGGTGGCGGCGATCCTGGCCCGGTGCGGCGCGATCGACCACGCC
This genomic window contains:
- a CDS encoding polyprenyl synthetase family protein, whose protein sequence is MDLTSIYAPVRDDLDSLGRLLRDELSADDPFVGELVAHVLKTRGKFLRPALVCLSALSCRAIPPNIGVGGTDGVPARADDAGARLEVAAATELIHVASLIHDDVIDAADLRRGQASVNAIWGNQVAVLLGDYLFSKAFHLLSRLQDASLAAAMAAATVKMSQSEIKQIKYGNTPHTDEAIYFDIIAGKTAHLFSAACRCGALTAGATEAETTALTTFGLEWGMAFQITDDALDLTATAEQVGKPIGSDIQTGKVTLPIIHALTVAPQNDRRRLEEILGSGDGDRAPEAMGEVAAILARCGAIDHAFEVARRRAEHAAVSLTRLRASAARESLEALVEFVTVRSH
- a CDS encoding hydrogenase iron-sulfur subunit — encoded protein: MPELGSTQKPAPGAGTPPGTSSHRPKIVGFLCDWAVSAEGLIREDGTMRDLPNVTLIRVMCSGFIRPAWLEFALRNGAEGAFVCGCPLGDCFNRFGNNLIGDRVLQMRRRLERQKIHPDRVATMYFGLHAQAEFVTAVREFSDRVAGLPGPVTPPARPAARAGAPGQPPAARRSDAGGEEGA
- a CDS encoding cytochrome b N-terminal domain-containing protein, with protein sequence MYKRLLARLLRWTLKLDVAINRVYPEDFNPLYYTGGLSNLFLTVLVLSGIFLFFYYVPSFNDAYTSVQYISDQLPPPAQVPYGQIIRGIHRYAADGFIIVILLHFFRNWFTERFRFSRDEPWISGMMLLVFAGFIGVTGYVLVWDQRSELIVAMTGNALGSVPWVGGWLRSVLFGGEGVTNLLLPRMLFLHVGPATALYVLLWWHYVRIRHPKVWPPAVWTLFSVGLILLLTGLVPAVSQPSASAGSTPSRLALDWFFLLPYASLQYLPSLGLILLAVVIVAYGLYIPYQLPETERELGMRDSGVAQVIDANCTGCELCYYDCPYDAIVMVPTPHPGVTKAAQARKLLAIVLESRCVECGICIGACPFEALELPHYLESDVHEKVLAACRS